From a single Sander vitreus isolate 19-12246 chromosome 2, sanVit1, whole genome shotgun sequence genomic region:
- the LOC144529295 gene encoding P2Y purinoceptor 14-like, which produces MVYSLVFLLGLLLNGFMMFYFCRAQQKPSSSMMIYLRNLVVADFLLCLSLPIRITKYATSSATFHQVNCNFGASVLFLNMYASIMFMGYIAANRYLKVVQPLGTHILQSARVAHIISMVTWVFLLAMTCSYVILSFHTQEPFISVPVSCQGFHSGQHTLLFRIIHVSSTVIFLFVLVSLVFFYYSTSRRLSLAQQRQPASSNSMKFAKSRRNMLVLVSVFCFCFVPYHLICLPKAFLWRNCSWSKVFYYGMELTILMSVLNICLDPIIYFLLCKGFRTQFRLGVVRGN; this is translated from the exons ATGGTCTACAGTCTGGTGTTCCTG TTGGGTCTCCTCCTTAACGGCTTCATGATGTTTTACTTCTGCCGAGCTCAGCAGAAGCCATCCAGCAGCATGATGATCTACCTGAGGAACTTGGTAGTCGCTGACTTCCTGCTCTGCCTCAGTCTCCCCATCCGCATCACCAAATATGCCACCAGCTCTGCCACCTTCCACCAAGTCAACTGCAACTTTGGCGCCTCCGTCCTCTTCCTCAACATGTACGCCAGCATCATGTTCATGGGCTACATAGCCGCTAACAG GTATCTGAAGGTAGTCCAACCTTTAGGAACTCACATCCTTCAGTCAGCACGGGTAGCTCACATCATCTCCATGGTAACCTGGGTTTTCCTCCTGGCTATGACATGCAGCTACGTCATCCTGTCGTTCCACACCCAGGAACCTTTTATCTCTGTCCCAGTGAGCTGTCAAGGCTTTCACAGTGGCCAGCACACCTTGCTCTTTAGGATCATACACGTCTCCTCCACTGTCATCTTCCTGTTTGTCCTGGTCTCTCTGGTCTTCTTTTACTACAGTACCTCTCGCAGGCTGTCACTGGCGCAGCAGAGGCAGCCGGCGTCCTCCAACTCCATGAAGTTTGCAAAGTCACGCAGAAACATGTTAGTGCTGGTCAGTGTCTTCTGCTTTTGCTTTGTCCCCTACCACCTGATTTGCCTTCCCAAAGCTTTCCTGTGGAGGAATTGTTCATGGAGCAAGGTTTTCTACTACGGGATGGAGCTGACCATCTTAATGTCTGTTCTCAACATCTGCCTGGACCCAATCATCTACTTCCTCCTCTGCAAGGGGTTCAGAACCCAGTTTAGGCTGGGAGTGGTGCGTGGAAACTGA